A genomic segment from uncultured Marinifilum sp. encodes:
- a CDS encoding nucleotide pyrophosphohydrolase, producing MNQIGIKEAQEMVDQWIKKYGVRYFNELTNMAILTEEVGEVARIISRKYGEQSFKESDKKVDLADEMADVLWVLMCLANQTGVDLNEAFQKNIEKKTKRDSTRHKNNEKL from the coding sequence ATGAATCAAATCGGAATTAAAGAGGCACAGGAAATGGTTGATCAGTGGATTAAAAAATATGGAGTACGATATTTTAACGAACTGACGAATATGGCAATTCTTACTGAAGAAGTAGGAGAGGTGGCTCGTATAATTTCGCGAAAATATGGGGAACAATCTTTTAAGGAAAGTGATAAAAAAGTAGATTTGGCCGATGAAATGGCTGATGTCTTATGGGTTTTGATGTGTTTGGCAAATCAGACAGGAGTCGATTTAAACGAAGCTTTTCAAAAAAATATAGAGAAGAAAACGAAGCGAGACTCAACTCGACATAAAAACAATGAAAAACTATAG
- the dtd gene encoding D-aminoacyl-tRNA deacylase, giving the protein MRVVIQRVSQAAVKVESIIIGEIGQGLMVLVGIENKDTVDDAKWLSKKICNLRIFDDEKGVMNKSLLDVDGGILAISQFTLHAKTKKGNRPSYIHAAKPEISIPMYENFVFCLEQELKKNVETGKFGAEMQVSLINDGPVTIVIDTKNKE; this is encoded by the coding sequence ATGCGAGTTGTTATTCAGCGGGTTAGTCAGGCTGCTGTGAAAGTAGAATCGATAATTATAGGTGAAATTGGACAGGGATTAATGGTTTTAGTGGGTATTGAAAATAAAGATACTGTAGATGATGCCAAATGGTTAAGTAAAAAAATCTGTAATCTGAGAATTTTTGATGACGAGAAAGGGGTAATGAATAAATCTTTGCTGGATGTAGATGGAGGGATTCTTGCAATTAGCCAGTTTACTTTGCATGCAAAAACTAAAAAAGGAAATCGCCCTTCGTATATTCATGCGGCAAAACCTGAAATTTCAATTCCTATGTATGAGAATTTTGTGTTTTGCCTGGAGCAAGAATTGAAAAAAAATGTTGAAACCGGAAAATTTGGCGCAGAAATGCAGGTTTCATTAATAAACGATGGACCAGTTACCATTGTAATCGATACTAAAAACAAAGAATAA
- a CDS encoding PAS domain-containing sensor histidine kinase: MPDNLNDRIQELESELHELKQLLGTKSTLLQHLLQNSKKDTLFSVIDTKFNLIEINDKRLNQIGKKRSDILGKKCYKVFYGLNEECKECTARKTIKHKKANRFLKSYNHNGTIKFVEKLITPIVNSIGEIERLTIESEDITGYYQLIDKVGQRDVFFRNIFESSGDAYFIHDEKGKILEFGSQLPVLLGYTEEEFKHLSVNDIDDPINSKEFEKRLRDFKEGNSLLFETDIVKKSGGRIPVELSANLIPLQDHRIYFIALRNLEKRRKAEEDLRKSEKTFRTLVENAPDLIMRFDREFKHLFVNSASIPVLGIEPENFIGKTHEDLGFPHDLCEFWEQEMQKVFDSSKARTVEFVLPADGKDYYFEWQLIPEFESDGETVTLMAIARDITKSKLNEIALKEAIQTKDKFFSIIAHDLKNPFNVMIPILGILKEELHNMSKENLREMVDLISSSVKQEYNLLESLLEWSRAQSGKIKLEPKYIDLKKIAETNINLHKAKAQEKNISIQFYSNGNNQVLADEYMISTVIRNLISNALKFTHNNGEIKIGVESNQSEIQFYVQDNGVGISPKNQKKLFRIDTNFNCAGTCEEVGTGIGLILCKEFIEQNKGKIKVNSQIGEGSKFIFTLPV, from the coding sequence TTGCCTGACAATTTAAATGATAGAATTCAAGAATTGGAAAGTGAACTCCATGAGCTCAAACAATTACTTGGAACTAAGTCGACATTACTTCAACATTTGTTGCAGAATTCGAAAAAAGATACTTTGTTTTCTGTTATCGATACTAAGTTTAATTTAATCGAAATTAATGATAAAAGATTAAATCAAATTGGAAAAAAAAGAAGTGATATACTTGGCAAAAAATGTTACAAAGTATTTTACGGTTTAAATGAAGAATGCAAGGAATGTACCGCCCGTAAAACAATTAAACATAAAAAAGCTAATAGATTTTTAAAATCATACAACCATAACGGAACTATAAAATTCGTTGAAAAATTAATAACTCCAATTGTAAATAGTATTGGAGAGATAGAACGACTTACAATCGAAAGCGAAGATATTACCGGCTATTATCAATTAATTGATAAGGTAGGGCAAAGAGATGTTTTTTTTAGAAATATTTTTGAATCTTCGGGCGATGCCTATTTTATTCATGACGAAAAAGGAAAAATACTTGAATTTGGCTCGCAATTACCTGTTTTATTAGGATACACTGAAGAAGAATTCAAACATTTATCTGTTAATGATATAGATGATCCGATTAATTCTAAAGAATTTGAAAAAAGACTTAGAGACTTTAAAGAAGGAAATAGTTTACTATTCGAAACTGATATTGTTAAGAAGTCGGGTGGGAGAATTCCGGTTGAGTTAAGTGCGAATTTAATTCCGTTGCAAGATCATCGCATTTATTTTATTGCACTTAGAAATCTTGAAAAAAGAAGAAAAGCGGAGGAGGATTTACGAAAAAGTGAGAAAACTTTTCGAACATTAGTAGAAAATGCACCCGATTTAATTATGCGTTTCGATCGGGAATTTAAACATCTGTTTGTTAATTCGGCATCTATACCAGTTTTAGGTATTGAACCTGAAAACTTTATTGGAAAAACTCATGAAGATCTTGGTTTTCCGCATGACCTTTGTGAATTCTGGGAACAGGAAATGCAAAAAGTTTTTGACTCTTCTAAAGCAAGAACAGTCGAGTTTGTTTTACCAGCTGATGGAAAAGATTATTATTTCGAATGGCAACTAATTCCAGAATTCGAATCGGATGGAGAAACTGTTACATTAATGGCTATTGCTCGCGATATTACAAAAAGTAAACTTAACGAAATAGCCCTAAAAGAAGCCATTCAAACCAAAGACAAATTCTTTTCGATAATTGCCCACGATCTAAAAAATCCATTTAATGTAATGATTCCTATTCTTGGAATTTTAAAAGAGGAACTACATAATATGAGTAAGGAGAACCTTCGTGAAATGGTAGATCTTATAAGCTCATCGGTAAAGCAGGAATACAATCTTTTAGAGAGTTTATTGGAATGGTCAAGAGCTCAATCGGGAAAAATTAAACTAGAACCTAAATATATCGATCTCAAAAAAATAGCCGAAACTAATATTAATCTTCACAAAGCAAAAGCGCAGGAAAAAAATATATCTATCCAATTTTATTCCAATGGAAATAATCAGGTATTGGCCGACGAATACATGATTAGTACAGTAATTCGAAACTTAATTTCAAATGCCCTTAAATTCACACATAATAATGGGGAAATAAAAATAGGTGTCGAATCTAATCAATCTGAAATACAGTTTTATGTGCAGGATAACGGAGTTGGAATTAGCCCAAAGAATCAAAAGAAACTATTTAGAATAGATACCAATTTTAATTGTGCAGGAACCTGCGAAGAAGTAGGAACCGGAATAGGATTAATATTATGCAAGGAATTTATAGAGCAAAATAAAGGCAAAATTAAAGTGAATAGCCAAATAGGAGAGGGAAGTAAATTTATATTTACCTTGCCTGTCTAA
- a CDS encoding polyprenyl synthetase family protein, giving the protein MSSKKSRIKEIKAPVQAEMEEFESFFKQSMKSKIRLLDIINNYIIKRKGKEIRPILVFLCAKLIDRVTPATYTAASLTQLLHTATLIHDDVVDEAYERRGFFSVNALWKSKAAVLVGDFLLSKGLLIALENKEYDQLQVVSDAVREMSEGELLQLEKSRKLNITEEVYFDIIYKKTASLIASCTHLGAISAGANKADQQKLKEFGENLGIAFQMKDDLFDYNKQGNIGKPTGNDIKEKKLTLPLIYVLRNISDKDKRWALRIIKKHNKNNDKVNQLIQFVKENGGIEYTRNKMMEYKEKAISCLKDFSDSEAKLALIELVEYTIARTK; this is encoded by the coding sequence ATGAGTTCTAAAAAAAGCAGAATTAAGGAAATTAAAGCTCCCGTGCAGGCTGAAATGGAGGAATTTGAATCCTTCTTTAAACAATCGATGAAAAGTAAGATTCGATTGCTGGATATTATTAATAACTACATTATAAAACGAAAAGGAAAGGAAATAAGGCCTATTCTTGTTTTTTTATGTGCCAAATTAATAGATAGAGTAACACCTGCTACTTACACCGCTGCTTCGCTTACCCAATTGTTACATACTGCCACTTTAATTCACGATGATGTGGTTGATGAAGCCTACGAGCGTAGAGGATTTTTCTCGGTTAATGCACTTTGGAAATCGAAAGCTGCTGTATTGGTAGGAGATTTTTTACTTTCAAAAGGATTACTAATTGCCCTCGAAAATAAAGAATATGATCAGTTGCAAGTTGTTTCGGACGCTGTTCGTGAAATGAGCGAAGGAGAATTATTACAGTTGGAAAAATCAAGAAAATTAAATATTACCGAAGAAGTATATTTTGATATTATTTACAAGAAAACAGCCAGTTTAATTGCTTCCTGTACACATTTAGGAGCGATTTCGGCCGGTGCAAACAAAGCTGATCAACAAAAATTAAAGGAGTTTGGTGAAAATCTGGGAATTGCTTTTCAAATGAAAGATGACTTATTTGATTACAATAAACAAGGTAATATTGGCAAACCCACAGGTAATGATATTAAAGAAAAAAAATTAACTCTGCCTCTTATTTATGTGCTTCGTAATATATCCGATAAAGACAAGCGATGGGCATTAAGAATTATAAAAAAGCACAATAAGAATAATGATAAAGTAAACCAGTTAATTCAGTTTGTTAAGGAAAATGGAGGAATTGAATATACACGAAATAAAATGATGGAATACAAAGAAAAAGCAATTAGTTGTTTAAAGGATTTTTCTGATTCCGAAGCTAAATTGGCTTTAATAGAGTTGGTTGAATATACTATTGCAAGAACAAAATAA
- a CDS encoding lipoate--protein ligase, whose protein sequence is MLYFISSSHNPAFNLATEEYLLKNYEDDFFFLYSNTPTLVVGKHQNTLAEINLEKTEKENIPVHRRLSGGGTVFHDEGNLNYCFIKKGEKGKLVDFQKYSQPIIDTLQNMHIDAKFEGKSDLTIDGKKFSGNASHVYKNKVMQHGTMLFSSDLKRLNQLLKVNPLKFKDRGVRSIRSKVTNISDYLCDPINLSEFSKKLILQVKASFPTAKEFLLTAQDKEQIEILMQEKYNNWEWNYGYSPNYEFEKLCNLKGGLILELNLSIEKGFIKKIELNGNCIHHESISGFKEALSGIHHDKNTVLEVLNKINLDLYFKNLTSNDLIHAFF, encoded by the coding sequence ATGCTATATTTCATAAGTTCCTCTCACAATCCTGCTTTTAATCTGGCAACAGAAGAATATTTGCTAAAAAATTACGAAGATGATTTCTTTTTTTTATACAGCAATACACCTACCCTGGTAGTGGGTAAGCATCAAAACACTCTTGCCGAGATTAATCTCGAAAAAACCGAAAAAGAAAATATTCCTGTACACAGAAGATTATCGGGAGGCGGAACTGTTTTTCATGATGAAGGAAACCTAAACTACTGTTTTATTAAAAAGGGTGAAAAAGGTAAATTAGTTGATTTTCAAAAATACAGTCAGCCTATTATCGATACCTTACAAAACATGCATATAGATGCAAAATTTGAAGGGAAAAGCGATTTAACAATTGATGGAAAAAAATTTTCGGGCAATGCTTCGCATGTATATAAAAATAAAGTTATGCAGCATGGAACAATGCTATTTTCGAGCGATTTAAAGCGCTTAAACCAATTGTTGAAGGTTAATCCTTTAAAGTTTAAAGATAGAGGCGTAAGATCCATAAGAAGTAAGGTAACAAACATCTCTGATTATCTTTGCGATCCGATAAACCTTTCCGAATTTAGTAAGAAACTTATTCTGCAAGTTAAAGCAAGTTTCCCAACAGCTAAAGAATTTCTGCTTACAGCACAGGACAAAGAACAAATAGAAATTCTAATGCAAGAAAAATATAACAATTGGGAATGGAACTATGGCTACTCTCCTAATTATGAGTTCGAAAAATTATGCAATTTAAAAGGAGGTTTAATTCTTGAGCTTAATTTAAGTATCGAAAAAGGATTCATCAAAAAAATTGAATTAAACGGAAATTGCATACACCATGAGTCAATTTCTGGCTTTAAAGAAGCATTAAGTGGAATACATCACGACAAAAACACTGTTTTAGAGGTACTTAATAAGATTAATTTAGATTTATACTTTAAAAATTTAACGTCCAATGATCTGATTCATGCTTTTTTCTAA
- a CDS encoding metalloregulator ArsR/SmtB family transcription factor: protein MKIKDLEPEKLEQAANMLKAIAHPMRIAILGYLEDGKKLTVTEIHELLNIEQSTTSHHLGILKDKGVLSSKRDGKNTYYFLKHCSLSNIVDCISKCTQG, encoded by the coding sequence ATGAAAATAAAAGATCTTGAACCTGAAAAGTTAGAGCAGGCGGCAAATATGCTAAAAGCGATTGCTCATCCTATGAGAATTGCCATTTTAGGATATCTTGAGGACGGAAAAAAACTTACAGTAACCGAAATTCATGAATTATTAAACATTGAACAATCTACAACTTCTCATCATTTGGGAATTTTAAAAGACAAAGGGGTTTTGTCTTCAAAAAGAGATGGGAAAAATACCTACTATTTTTTAAAGCATTGTAGTTTGAGCAATATTGTTGATTGTATAAGCAAATGCACGCAAGGATAA
- the deoC gene encoding deoxyribose-phosphate aldolase, whose amino-acid sequence MKKDILEILKSYNLELNDQEVSNQVKEILASDFDSLYTVENLKKNFSLIDLTTLNSTDTHARAKSFADNVNNFQNDFDMPNVAAICVYPYQVATLNENLKAEGVNIASVAGVFPSSQSFIEVKALECKMAVEKGANEIDIVISIGAFLEGNYQTVFEEIVAQKEACGKGHLKVILETGELKTATNIRTASIIAMEAGADFIKTSTGKVPVNATLEAAHIMTQAIKEYFDKTGRMVGFKPAGGISTSKDAIEFFAISHHNLEDKWLNNNYLRIGASSLANKLLSEIHRIETGENKQITYF is encoded by the coding sequence ATGAAGAAAGACATTTTAGAAATCTTGAAATCGTACAATTTAGAATTGAATGATCAAGAGGTTAGCAATCAGGTAAAAGAGATTTTAGCTTCCGATTTTGATTCTTTGTACACTGTTGAGAATTTAAAGAAAAACTTCTCGTTAATCGATTTAACAACTTTAAACTCAACCGACACCCACGCAAGAGCAAAAAGTTTTGCAGATAATGTAAATAACTTCCAGAATGATTTTGACATGCCGAATGTTGCAGCAATCTGCGTATACCCATACCAGGTGGCAACATTAAATGAAAACTTAAAAGCAGAAGGCGTTAATATTGCTTCTGTTGCCGGTGTTTTCCCATCTTCTCAATCTTTCATAGAAGTTAAGGCATTAGAATGTAAAATGGCTGTTGAAAAAGGAGCCAATGAAATTGACATTGTTATTTCGATTGGAGCTTTTTTAGAGGGAAACTATCAAACTGTTTTTGAGGAAATTGTAGCACAAAAAGAAGCTTGCGGAAAAGGGCACTTAAAAGTGATTCTGGAAACAGGAGAGTTGAAAACTGCAACAAACATTCGTACCGCATCAATTATTGCAATGGAAGCAGGTGCCGATTTTATTAAAACATCGACAGGTAAGGTTCCTGTTAATGCTACGTTAGAGGCTGCTCATATCATGACTCAGGCAATAAAGGAGTATTTTGATAAAACAGGTCGTATGGTTGGTTTTAAGCCAGCAGGCGGTATCTCTACAAGTAAAGATGCAATTGAATTTTTTGCAATTTCACATCATAATCTCGAAGATAAGTGGTTAAACAATAATTATCTTAGAATTGGAGCATCGAGTTTAGCTAATAAATTACTAAGCGAGATACATAGAATAGAAACAGGAGAAAATAAACAAATCACATATTTTTAG
- a CDS encoding C13 family peptidase, producing the protein MKHYIYLLLILMLCFSCENKEDTDEDLNTLESSFKVAVFMPLSGSMQSDWERSLEWVQTTINENEGVAGKKIDLEWFDSQAEDIDDLAERIAKDTSFIAAIGPFTSANAFKSIPYFIKNKKPLFIPTASSSEITTAYVGKDYVWRFVESDISQCKNLVLLAKEKNVKSIALVTGDDQYGMSFYNWFGFFAAEMSIEVTRIEQYNSEQTDISNEMQLVLSSKPDLIVCIPSNIDQAVEMAKNWKSDSNNCQFLFSDLAYMPQLLNLLGEDAEGIEGTVCIPDPRSGFEIEYEIKYGEKPLLASAQLYDALMLLAYGIEKSGGEGGEKLNTSIKKVVSGRGESAFWDDQSIVETLANIKNGLSPDIMGASGSLEYDNDFFLDILYSTYAHWQVNLGNFVSLNYYSDKGDKRYSNTSASWRTYASQIDDLQSGESYDLPEKKDLKVLLIASSKSWKNYRHQADVLAMYQHLKANGVSDDDIVLILEDDIAFHDKNRNQGSIIVENEGNNLYENIEIDYFLKDINTDMIFDILSGNISKDTPIVLQATKQSNILFYNAGHGFPEGLRIDATNQQFISPEEFKAGLNSFNNKGNFRRMLIVLESCYSGLMGEVIDFESPILCITAANKSEVSKAINYSNYLNVWLSDNFSTHFLSEVRNNPDISFSDLYTNLNQKVNGSHVGVYNEEHFGNMPHLQISEFFNP; encoded by the coding sequence ATGAAACATTATATCTACCTATTATTAATTCTAATGCTTTGTTTTTCGTGCGAAAATAAAGAGGATACAGATGAGGACTTAAATACATTAGAATCTTCGTTTAAAGTCGCCGTATTTATGCCTCTTTCAGGATCTATGCAAAGCGATTGGGAGAGAAGCCTGGAGTGGGTGCAGACAACAATAAACGAAAATGAGGGCGTAGCAGGTAAAAAAATTGATTTGGAATGGTTCGATTCACAGGCCGAGGATATTGATGATTTGGCAGAAAGGATAGCAAAAGATACCAGTTTTATTGCTGCTATTGGCCCATTTACTTCTGCTAACGCTTTTAAATCAATACCTTATTTTATAAAAAATAAGAAACCTCTTTTTATACCAACAGCTTCATCCAGCGAAATAACCACTGCTTATGTGGGTAAAGATTATGTGTGGAGATTTGTAGAATCAGACATCTCTCAATGTAAAAATCTGGTTTTATTGGCAAAAGAAAAGAATGTTAAATCCATAGCTCTTGTAACAGGAGACGATCAGTATGGCATGTCATTTTACAATTGGTTTGGATTTTTTGCTGCAGAAATGAGCATAGAGGTTACAAGAATTGAACAATATAATTCCGAACAAACAGATATAAGCAATGAAATGCAATTGGTCCTTAGTTCTAAGCCTGATTTAATTGTGTGTATTCCTTCGAATATAGATCAGGCGGTGGAAATGGCAAAAAATTGGAAAAGTGATTCGAATAATTGTCAGTTTTTGTTTTCTGATTTGGCTTATATGCCTCAATTGCTTAATTTATTGGGTGAAGACGCAGAGGGGATTGAAGGAACTGTCTGCATTCCCGATCCTAGAAGTGGATTTGAAATAGAATATGAAATTAAATACGGGGAAAAACCACTATTGGCATCTGCTCAACTTTACGATGCACTAATGTTATTGGCTTATGGTATCGAAAAATCTGGAGGAGAAGGTGGTGAAAAATTAAATACTTCCATTAAGAAAGTTGTAAGCGGGCGAGGTGAGTCTGCATTTTGGGATGATCAGTCAATAGTCGAAACTCTAGCAAATATTAAAAATGGATTATCGCCAGATATAATGGGGGCTAGTGGTTCTTTGGAATATGATAATGACTTTTTCCTTGATATTTTGTATTCAACTTATGCTCATTGGCAAGTTAATTTGGGCAATTTTGTTAGTCTGAATTACTATTCCGATAAAGGAGATAAAAGATACTCTAATACATCTGCATCCTGGAGAACTTACGCCAGTCAGATAGATGATTTACAATCGGGAGAATCTTACGATTTACCTGAAAAAAAGGATTTAAAAGTTTTACTAATTGCATCATCTAAAAGCTGGAAAAATTATCGCCACCAGGCTGATGTACTGGCTATGTATCAGCACTTAAAAGCAAATGGAGTCTCCGATGATGATATTGTTCTTATTCTAGAAGATGATATTGCATTCCACGATAAAAACAGAAATCAGGGTTCTATTATTGTTGAAAACGAAGGCAATAACTTATATGAAAATATCGAGATTGATTATTTCCTAAAAGATATAAATACTGATATGATTTTTGATATTTTATCAGGGAATATAAGCAAAGATACCCCAATAGTGTTGCAGGCCACTAAGCAGTCTAACATTCTATTTTATAATGCAGGACATGGTTTCCCCGAAGGACTCAGGATCGATGCAACCAACCAACAGTTTATAAGTCCGGAAGAATTTAAGGCAGGTCTTAACTCGTTTAATAATAAAGGAAACTTTCGTCGCATGTTAATTGTTCTCGAATCGTGCTACAGCGGATTAATGGGAGAGGTGATTGATTTTGAATCCCCGATACTTTGCATAACTGCAGCTAATAAATCTGAAGTTTCAAAGGCAATTAATTACTCTAATTATTTAAATGTTTGGCTGTCAGATAATTTTTCAACCCATTTTTTGAGTGAGGTGAGAAACAACCCTGATATTTCTTTCTCTGATCTGTATACAAATTTAAACCAAAAAGTAAATGGTTCTCATGTTGGGGTTTATAATGAAGAACATTTTGGGAACATGCCTCATTTACAGATTTCTGAATTTTTTAACCCATAA
- a CDS encoding 6-carboxytetrahydropterin synthase — protein sequence MAKIRLTKEFHFEMAHALWNYDGLCKNIHGHSYILFVTVIGEPIENKSNPKLGMVMDFGDLKKIVSEEIVDPLDHALVLSKDVPNIEQLNIPQMFERFFVTDYQPTCENMIADFADRIKARLPKDVQLHSLKLHETATSFAEWYASDNE from the coding sequence ATGGCAAAAATTAGATTAACCAAAGAGTTTCATTTCGAAATGGCTCATGCCTTATGGAACTACGATGGACTGTGTAAGAATATTCACGGTCATTCGTACATTTTATTTGTAACTGTTATTGGAGAACCAATAGAGAATAAATCGAATCCTAAATTGGGAATGGTTATGGATTTTGGAGATTTAAAAAAAATTGTTTCCGAAGAAATTGTAGATCCATTAGATCATGCTTTGGTTTTAAGTAAGGATGTCCCAAATATAGAGCAATTGAACATACCCCAGATGTTCGAGCGTTTTTTCGTGACCGATTACCAGCCAACCTGCGAGAATATGATTGCAGATTTTGCAGATAGAATAAAAGCAAGACTTCCCAAAGATGTTCAGCTACATTCGTTGAAGTTACATGAAACAGCAACTTCGTTTGCCGAGTGGTATGCTTCCGATAATGAATAG
- a CDS encoding BMP family ABC transporter substrate-binding protein yields MSVNIKLLKQIIILVIVSVIVFSCSKDETEIISNIDVIYSIGGLGDSYVDNIFKGVVQAKYDYQLSVNHLFPENISEAELMIDSIITTDYNDKRLLILGDVAYADILDKRPNDFLNEDILLLDGSTDADIWSVGFSFYGAAYLAGLTAAEINLCDTAAFIAGMPLSTLKDCYNGFSDGFLANGGKYVSLHYLDSGVVGFSMMEEAETLTRSLIDHVDLVVGAAGGSNLGIFNVIRENPKTLAIGIDTDQSHYAPKSIIGSITKNIDDLVLHCIQKYQDEGYSTGHTVFDLKSSYTGFVLNSHFEDSLNGIVTNGKDEAIRMENKYLESK; encoded by the coding sequence ATGAGTGTTAATATCAAATTACTAAAACAGATTATTATACTAGTTATAGTTTCTGTTATTGTATTTAGTTGTTCAAAAGATGAAACAGAAATAATATCAAATATCGATGTTATTTATTCGATAGGAGGCCTTGGAGATTCTTATGTTGATAATATTTTTAAAGGAGTGGTTCAGGCAAAATATGACTATCAGCTATCTGTAAATCATTTATTTCCCGAAAATATTAGCGAAGCAGAGCTCATGATTGATAGTATCATTACCACTGATTATAATGATAAGAGACTATTAATTCTAGGAGATGTTGCCTATGCCGACATTCTGGATAAGCGTCCAAATGATTTTTTAAATGAGGATATTCTATTGCTTGATGGAAGTACTGATGCTGATATTTGGTCGGTAGGCTTTTCGTTTTATGGCGCCGCTTATTTAGCTGGATTAACTGCGGCCGAAATTAATTTATGCGATACCGCAGCATTTATTGCCGGCATGCCATTGTCTACTTTAAAGGATTGTTATAATGGTTTTTCCGATGGATTTTTAGCCAATGGAGGAAAATATGTTTCTCTTCATTATTTAGATTCGGGAGTGGTTGGTTTTTCCATGATGGAGGAGGCTGAAACTTTAACCAGAAGCTTAATTGATCATGTCGATTTAGTTGTAGGAGCAGCAGGAGGTTCAAATTTGGGAATATTTAATGTAATACGTGAAAATCCTAAAACTCTTGCAATTGGTATTGATACAGACCAGTCGCATTATGCACCCAAATCCATAATTGGTTCCATAACAAAAAATATCGACGATCTTGTTTTACACTGTATTCAAAAATATCAGGATGAAGGGTATTCTACCGGGCATACAGTTTTTGATTTAAAATCTTCTTACACTGGATTTGTTCTTAATTCTCATTTTGAGGATAGCTTGAATGGTATAGTTACCAATGGAAAGGATGAAGCTATCAGAATGGAGAATAAATATCTGGAATCGAAATAA